In Chlorogloeopsis sp. ULAP01, the genomic window ATGTTGGCGTTGTTGCAGTGCCAGACGAGCGGTTAAATATTTTAGGCAAGATTTCCAATTCGGCACAAATTGTCCCGGCGCGTGTTGAGTTCGTGGATATTGCCGGGTTGGTTAAAGGCGCAAGCAAAGGAGAGGGACTGGGTAACCAATTTTTGTCTCATATCCGGGAAGTTGATGCGATCGTGCATGTAGTGCGTTGTTTTGAAAATGATGACATTATTCACGTCGCTGGTTCGGTCGAGCCAGCGCGTGATATTGAAATCATTAATTTGGAGCTTGTGTTAGCAGATTTAGCACAAGTAGAGCGGCGAATAGAACGCACCCGCAAGCAAGCTCGTGCTAGCAAAGAAGCACAATTTGAATTGACGGTACTGGAAAAATTAGCTGCGGCATTAAACGAAGGGCGATCGGTGCGGCAAGTTAGTCTACCAGAAGAAGAAGCTGCGGTGATTCAACCACTAGGATTGTTGACTTCTAAGCCCATAATTTATGCTGCTAATGTTTCTGAAGATGACTTGGCAACTGGTAATGAATATGTAGAACAAGTGCGGCAAATTGCAGGATCAGAAAATGCTCAAGTAGTTGTTGTTTCTGCCCAAGTAGAATCAGAATTAATTGAAATACCAGAGGAAGAAAGAGGTGAGTTTCTTGCTTCTTTGGGTGTAGAAGAAGGCGGTTTAAAATCTTTAATTCGTGCTACTTACACATTATTAGGATTGCGTACTTATTTCACCTCTGGAGAGAAAGAAACTCGTGCTTGGACAATTACAGCCGGGATGTTAGCACCACAGGCTGCGGGAGTGATTCACAGTGATTTTGAACGCGGATTTATTCGAGCAGAGACTGTAGCTTACGATGACTTAGTTACGGCTGGTTCGATGAATGCTGCGAAGGAAAAAGGATTAGTT contains:
- the ychF gene encoding redox-regulated ATPase YchF, which produces MLRAGIVGLPNVGKSTLFNALVANAKAEAANFPFCTIEPNVGVVAVPDERLNILGKISNSAQIVPARVEFVDIAGLVKGASKGEGLGNQFLSHIREVDAIVHVVRCFENDDIIHVAGSVEPARDIEIINLELVLADLAQVERRIERTRKQARASKEAQFELTVLEKLAAALNEGRSVRQVSLPEEEAAVIQPLGLLTSKPIIYAANVSEDDLATGNEYVEQVRQIAGSENAQVVVVSAQVESELIEIPEEERGEFLASLGVEEGGLKSLIRATYTLLGLRTYFTSGEKETRAWTITAGMLAPQAAGVIHSDFERGFIRAETVAYDDLVTAGSMNAAKEKGLVRSEGKDYIVKEGDVMLFRFNV